One Aegilops tauschii subsp. strangulata cultivar AL8/78 chromosome 7, Aet v6.0, whole genome shotgun sequence genomic window carries:
- the LOC109781412 gene encoding uncharacterized protein, with the protein MAPSSVESARSGTTRMSEGSDSVGELEIQSSASAYMESASSAWSTTRLPAEGGEVGDEGEVIQRAGCGICVFKQEMGDKVGQDFGEEGFGDHDPAASAEVYQDGGDSDVENGSHAMAAGEETESAEEEEVISRVSKRRRTMASRHQIE; encoded by the exons ATGGCGCCTTCGTCTGTTGAATCAGCAAGGAGTGGCACCACAAGGATGTCTGAAGGCAGTGACTCCGTCGGAGAACTGGAGATTCAG TCATCTGCCTCTGCTTACATGGAGTCGGCGTCGAGCGCTTGGAGTACAACACGTCTGCCGGCAGAAGGAGGCGAAGTGGGGGACGAG GGAGAGGTGATCCAACGGGCCGGCTGTGGGATTTGTGTGTTCAAGCAGGAGATGGGCGATAAAGTCGGCCAAGATTTCGGTGAGGAAGGCTTCGGCGATCATGATCCAGCTGCCAGCGCTGAGGTCTACCAGGACGGGGGCGATTCTGATGTGGAGAATGGTTCCCATGCAATGGCCGCGGGGGAGGAAACTGAATCCGCTGAAGAGGAGGAAGTGATCAGCAGGGTATCTAAACGGCGGCGTACTATGGCATCAAGGCATCAAATCGAATGA
- the LOC141027599 gene encoding uncharacterized protein: protein MRMYATVHNNAAKREKWSRVKYEVNMTQGQTEFTCECGYFEHTGMLCSHVSRVIDILHLKEIPAKHIVKRCTKDARGILPKLLALDGSTLYLKAMEVVRMGGASAESFDHMFGGLEALLVSGAPLAEKRAGLGFEDRMAGLTPGTLPDNGEIAYVEDRGADQCISAGNSVGVNALHGLTAPEKQRWSVDQQIAGRRQHTRV, encoded by the exons ATGAGAATGTATGCCACCGTTCACAACAATGCAGCCAAGCGAGAGAAATGGAGCAGGGTTAAGTATGAGGTGAACATGACCCAAGGCCAAACAGAGTTTACATGCGAATGTGGCTACTTCGAGCACACTGGGATGCTATGCAGCCATGTTTCGAGG GTCATTGATATACTTCATCTCAAGGAGATCCCTGCAAAGCATATAGTGAAGCGGTGTACGAAGGACGCGAGGGGCATACTTCCCAAACTTCTG GCACTCGACGGCTCGACGCTTTACCTGAAAGCCATGGAGGTCGTGCGGATGGGCGGTGCTAGTGCAGAATCGTTCGATCACATGTTTGGTGGTCTGGAAGCTTTACTGGTGAGTGGCGCACCTTTAGCAGAGAAGAGGGCTGGTTTGGGTTTTGAGGACCGCATGGCCGGATTGACTCCTGGCACACTACCTGACAATGGAGAGATAGCGTATGTTGAAGACCGCGGTGCTGATCAATGCATTAGTGCTGGAAACTCTGTTGGTGTGAATGCTCTCCATGGTCTAACAGCTCCAGAAAAGCAGAGGTGGTCGGTAGACCAACAAATAGCAGGGAGAAGGCAGCATACGAGGGTCTGA